From [Clostridium] symbiosum, a single genomic window includes:
- a CDS encoding PLP-dependent aminotransferase family protein encodes MKLDLNDPGQSRYLRVYNYYRDLICSGKMEPGSKLPSIRKCSMQLQLSRTTVETAYMLLAAEGYIISRPQSGYYVTELLNSERGKEWESSGVKKKEPEIRYDFASSNVDRDSFQFDLWRRYIKSSLRQDERLLSYGEPQGELELREAICSYLGRHRNVICTPDHIVVGAGVQSLLHILCPMVKERKTAYFYNPGFRQGRTIFEDFEFRTEDIRTAAENGGAEPGSICYLTPSQMTVWGEVMHISERMELIKEAFERDILIIEDDYNSEFRYYNRPTPSLQGLSGGRSVVYLGTFSKLLLPSIRMSFMVLPPELLKHYKERGRYYNQTASKAEQIALCQFIRDGHLESQIRKTRKLYTAKAKKLCEDIGRIFGSRAIPHLGEAGFLVLAELRTELTSEQIAEQAAQAGIAVRAVAPEAGKEKGLPRILLSCAAVGTEHYEEALTELYRVIT; translated from the coding sequence ATGAAACTCGACTTAAACGATCCGGGCCAGAGCCGTTACCTGAGAGTTTATAATTATTATAGAGATTTAATCTGCTCCGGCAAAATGGAGCCGGGTTCCAAACTTCCCTCCATCCGGAAATGTTCGATGCAGCTTCAGCTTTCCAGGACCACGGTTGAGACGGCGTATATGCTGTTAGCCGCGGAAGGATATATCATATCACGGCCGCAGAGCGGATATTACGTAACCGAACTGCTCAACTCGGAGCGTGGGAAAGAGTGGGAAAGCAGTGGAGTAAAGAAGAAAGAGCCTGAGATACGGTATGATTTTGCATCCTCCAACGTGGATCGGGACAGTTTCCAGTTCGATCTGTGGCGGAGGTATATTAAGAGTTCTCTGAGGCAGGACGAGCGGCTTCTGTCGTACGGCGAGCCCCAGGGGGAACTGGAGCTGAGGGAAGCTATCTGCAGTTACCTGGGACGCCATCGCAATGTAATCTGCACGCCCGACCACATCGTGGTGGGAGCCGGTGTCCAGAGCCTGCTCCACATCCTCTGCCCCATGGTGAAGGAAAGAAAGACGGCCTATTTCTACAACCCGGGGTTCAGGCAGGGACGCACCATCTTCGAGGACTTTGAATTCAGGACCGAAGATATCAGAACCGCCGCGGAAAACGGCGGGGCCGAGCCGGGCAGCATCTGCTACCTCACGCCGTCCCAGATGACGGTCTGGGGCGAGGTGATGCATATCTCGGAACGGATGGAGCTGATAAAAGAGGCATTTGAGCGGGATATCCTGATCATCGAGGACGACTATAACAGCGAATTCAGGTACTACAACAGGCCCACCCCGTCCCTACAGGGGCTGTCGGGCGGCCGCAGCGTCGTGTATCTGGGTACGTTTTCGAAGCTGCTGCTTCCGTCCATCCGAATGAGCTTCATGGTGCTGCCGCCGGAGCTTTTAAAGCATTATAAGGAGCGGGGGCGTTATTACAACCAGACGGCATCCAAGGCGGAACAGATAGCGCTCTGCCAGTTTATCAGGGACGGGCATCTGGAAAGCCAGATCCGGAAAACCAGGAAATTGTATACGGCAAAGGCGAAAAAGCTCTGCGAAGATATCGGAAGGATATTCGGCAGCAGGGCAATCCCCCATTTGGGCGAGGCGGGATTTCTGGTTCTGGCGGAACTGCGCACGGAGCTTACATCGGAACAGATAGCGGAACAGGCTGCCCAGGCCGGAATCGCCGTCCGGGCCGTGGCGCCGGAGGCGGGGAAGGAAAAGGGACTTCCAAGGATTCTCCTGTCCTGCGCCGCGGTTGGCACGGAGCACTATGAGGAGGCGCTTACGGAGCTGTACAGGGTAATCACGTAA
- the recN gene encoding DNA repair protein RecN, protein MLFHLHVKNLALIDSAEVEFDDGLNILTGETGAGKSVIIGSVNVALGAKASRDLIRQGCDSAYVELVFSVTNEKKRKELERLDVIPDDDSLIIISKKIMPARSISKINGETVTSARLREITGLLIDIHGQHEHQSLLYHARHLEILDEYGKSRAAGLKQNIAEKYREYIELRKKLESMNLDQEQRLREMDFCRFEIDEIENAALKPGEEEECQSVYRRFANARKITESLAMAHEAVSADGVSKALRAVEDALQYDEGIRSIRDQLYDVDSLLSDLTREISAHMEEMTFDGEAFSEVEERLDLIRNLENKYGKTIEDVLKSLEEKKQRLEELEHYDLLRVQTEKALKETEKELEKMSADLSKLRRKIAAELTEKIEDSLKELNFLDVKFSMEFRKLGHYTAAGYDEAEFMISTNPGEPVRPLGMVASGGELSRIMLAVKTVLAETDDIPTLIFDEIDAGISGRTAQMVSEKLGVIARSHQVICITHLPQIAAMADSHFEIRKAVEEGRTTTTIRPLNREQMTEELARLLGGAEITEAVRQNAREMKELAERRKS, encoded by the coding sequence ATGCTGTTTCATCTGCATGTTAAAAATCTGGCCCTCATCGATTCCGCCGAGGTGGAATTCGATGACGGGCTCAATATACTGACCGGCGAAACGGGAGCCGGCAAATCCGTAATTATAGGCTCGGTCAACGTAGCTCTGGGGGCAAAAGCGTCCAGGGATCTGATACGCCAGGGCTGCGACAGCGCCTATGTGGAACTGGTCTTTTCCGTGACCAATGAAAAAAAACGGAAGGAACTTGAGCGTCTGGACGTAATTCCGGACGACGACAGTCTTATAATCATTTCTAAGAAGATCATGCCGGCCAGAAGCATCAGCAAGATCAACGGCGAGACGGTGACCTCGGCCCGGCTGAGGGAGATAACCGGCCTGCTGATTGATATTCACGGACAGCATGAGCACCAGTCTCTGCTCTATCACGCCAGACATCTGGAAATTCTCGATGAATACGGAAAATCCCGGGCCGCCGGTTTAAAACAGAATATAGCGGAGAAATACCGTGAGTACATAGAGCTTAGGAAAAAGCTGGAATCCATGAACCTGGATCAGGAACAGAGGCTGCGGGAGATGGATTTCTGCCGTTTTGAGATCGACGAGATCGAGAATGCGGCGTTAAAGCCCGGGGAAGAGGAGGAGTGCCAGTCGGTGTACCGCCGTTTTGCCAACGCCAGGAAGATTACGGAGAGCCTTGCCATGGCCCATGAGGCGGTGAGCGCGGACGGCGTGTCAAAGGCGCTCAGGGCTGTGGAGGATGCCCTTCAGTACGATGAGGGAATCCGCAGTATCCGTGACCAGCTTTACGACGTGGATTCGCTGCTCAGTGACCTGACAAGGGAAATCTCCGCCCATATGGAGGAGATGACATTTGACGGTGAGGCGTTCAGTGAGGTGGAAGAACGCCTGGATCTGATACGGAACCTGGAAAACAAATACGGGAAAACCATAGAGGACGTGTTAAAGAGCCTGGAAGAGAAGAAGCAGCGTCTGGAAGAACTGGAACATTACGACCTGCTCCGCGTGCAGACGGAAAAGGCTCTGAAAGAGACGGAAAAGGAACTGGAGAAGATGTCGGCCGATCTGTCGAAGCTGAGACGGAAAATCGCCGCGGAGCTTACGGAGAAGATCGAGGACAGCTTAAAAGAGCTGAATTTCCTGGATGTGAAGTTTTCTATGGAATTCAGGAAGCTGGGCCATTATACTGCGGCCGGATACGATGAAGCGGAATTTATGATTTCCACCAACCCGGGCGAGCCGGTGAGGCCTCTCGGCATGGTCGCTTCCGGCGGTGAGCTTTCCCGTATCATGCTGGCCGTGAAGACGGTGCTGGCGGAAACGGATGATATCCCAACCCTGATTTTCGACGAGATCGACGCCGGCATCAGCGGACGGACGGCGCAGATGGTATCGGAGAAGCTGGGGGTCATCGCGAGGAGCCACCAGGTCATCTGCATCACCCACTTGCCGCAGATTGCCGCCATGGCGGACAGTCATTTTGAAATCAGAAAGGCAGTGGAAGAGGGAAGGACGACGACCACGATCCGGCCGCTGAACCGCGAACAGATGACAGAGGAACTGGCCAGGCTTCTCGGAGGCGCCGAGATCACCGAGGCCGTGCGGCAGAATGCGAGAGAGATGAAGGAACTGGCGGAGCGCAGGAAGAGCTGA
- the argR gene encoding arginine repressor produces the protein MKLERHSKIVELIGKYEIETQEELAEYLNKEGYNVTQATVSRDIRELKLSKIQTENGRQKYAVFHPQTAFNDKYIRILHDSFLSMDMAQNILVIKTVSGMAMAVGAALDSLHFGEIVGCIAGDDTVMCAVRTVDDTIILMDKIKKLIAG, from the coding sequence ATGAAATTGGAACGTCACAGCAAAATTGTAGAGTTAATTGGCAAGTATGAGATAGAGACCCAGGAAGAGCTGGCGGAGTACCTCAACAAAGAAGGATATAATGTGACTCAGGCCACCGTGTCCAGGGATATCAGGGAACTCAAGCTGTCCAAGATCCAGACGGAGAATGGCCGCCAGAAATACGCGGTATTTCATCCCCAGACAGCGTTTAACGATAAATACATCAGGATTCTCCATGACAGCTTCCTTTCCATGGATATGGCGCAGAACATACTTGTGATCAAGACGGTATCCGGCATGGCTATGGCCGTGGGCGCGGCTCTCGATTCCCTGCATTTCGGCGAAATTGTAGGCTGTATCGCGGGAGACGACACTGTTATGTGCGCCGTGAGGACCGTGGACGACACTATCATACTGATGGATAAGATCAAGAAGCTCATAGCAGGATAA
- a CDS encoding NAD(+)/NADH kinase, protein MRHFYLIVNKEKENAEKGAEVISEYLNSHGCECLRWDSENPGSSEYRYTDRKQVPQETECVLVLGGDGTLIQAARDLAGRDLPLFGVNMGHLGYLTQISREEDIVPALKELMADHYRLEKRMMLEGRVVSEGVTVAQDIALNDIILSRTGLYTLKFDLYVNGELFNQYSADGMIVATPTGSTAYNLSAGGPIAAPESSMIIMTPICPHTLNSRSIVISPESRIMMKVSGGEEVEQFLSFDGDTVVELRKGDRIEVERSEITTTLIQLKQVSFLENIRCKMRQI, encoded by the coding sequence ATGAGACATTTTTACCTGATTGTGAATAAGGAGAAGGAGAACGCGGAAAAGGGGGCGGAGGTAATCTCGGAGTATCTTAACAGCCATGGCTGTGAATGTCTCAGATGGGACAGTGAGAATCCGGGATCTTCGGAGTACCGCTATACCGACAGAAAGCAGGTTCCGCAGGAGACGGAGTGTGTGCTCGTGCTGGGCGGCGACGGTACGCTGATACAGGCGGCCAGGGATCTGGCCGGGCGGGATTTACCGCTGTTCGGCGTCAATATGGGCCATCTCGGTTATCTGACACAGATAAGCAGGGAGGAGGATATCGTCCCTGCGCTGAAAGAGCTGATGGCGGATCACTACCGGCTGGAAAAGAGGATGATGCTGGAGGGGCGGGTAGTTTCAGAAGGCGTCACGGTGGCGCAGGATATCGCCCTCAACGACATAATTCTGAGCAGGACGGGACTTTACACGCTGAAGTTTGATCTCTACGTCAACGGGGAACTGTTTAACCAGTATTCCGCCGATGGAATGATCGTGGCGACCCCGACCGGTTCTACGGCTTACAATCTGTCGGCCGGAGGCCCGATTGCGGCGCCGGAGTCCAGCATGATTATCATGACGCCCATCTGTCCCCATACCCTCAATTCCAGGAGCATTGTCATTTCCCCGGAGAGCCGGATTATGATGAAAGTGTCCGGCGGGGAGGAAGTGGAGCAGTTTTTAAGCTTCGATGGGGATACGGTCGTGGAGCTTCGGAAAGGGGACCGGATCGAGGTGGAGCGTTCGGAGATCACCACCACGCTGATCCAGCTGAAGCAGGTTTCTTTTCTTGAAAACATCAGGTGTAAGATGAGGCAGATATAG